From the Pseudomonas sp. VD-NE ins genome, the window GGATCGCATGCGATCCAAAGCGTGGCGTGAGATTTGGCCTGAGTTGACATTCGTCACGCAACAATAAGGTCCACGTCTAAACGGGGTCTGACCTTTATATCCACGGTTCTGCCTGAGGCAGTCATTCGCGAACAACTGCTCGCGGCGCTATGATCGCAACACCCGACCTCTTGAACACAAACCCTATGCCCACCTCAAAAACCCGCCCAACCCCCGCCCCGTTCCTCAACCCCGGCGAATCCGTGGTCTTGTTCGATGGCGTGTGCAAACTCTGCAATGGCTGGGCGCGTTTTTTGATTCGCCACGATCATCAACGTCGCGTACGTCTGGCAGCGGTGCAGTCGCCGGAGGGGCAGGCTTTGCTCGCATGGGCCGGCCTGCCCATCGACCAATTCGACACCATGGCCGTCATCCGCGACCGCCACTACTGGGAACGCTCAGACGCGTTCCTCGAAGTCATCAGCCAATTACCCGCCCGCTGGCAGCCATTGCGACTGCTGCGGGTATTCCCTCGCGGCTTGCGCGACTGGGCCTACGACCGCATCGCGCTTAACCGTTACCGACTGTTCGGCAAGTACGACACCTGCCTGCTGCCCACCCCGGATCATGAACAGCGCTTTCTGAAAGCAACGGCCTCTACGTCAGCAAGCTGAACAACTGCAGCGGCGTCATCTTCGTCACCATCATCAGCACGATGACAAACATCCCGGCAAACCCGAGCACCCCCATCCAGAACCACTGGCGGTACACACCTTGGTATTGCTCATCAAGGCTGCCCCCCGCCTCGCCCGCACTCGACGCCATCACATACAGGCGCTTCTGCAGGAGCAACACCGGCAACCACAGCGAGCCGACGCAGAAGAAGATGATCAGCGAGGTCAGCACCCACTCGTTGCTCATGCTCAGCCCCGACAGGCGCATCAACAGATAGCCGGTGATGATCTGCACGAAGCCGGCCGGCGTGGTGATCCACGTGTCGAAGCGCACGACCATGCGCGCGACGTGCGCTATCACTTGCGGATTGCCGGTGCGGCTGGCGGCGATCAGGTAGAGGTAGGAGCCCATGCCGAAGCCGAACAGGAAGATCGCGGCGATGATGTGCAGGTACTTCAGGCACAGATAGAGCATGTCAGCGCTGCCCGTCCGAGAAGTTCACGGCCAGGCTCAGGTTGTCAGGATCGTTGATCGCGGCCATGTATTCGGCGACGCTGATTTCGCCCACGCACGGTCGGGCACCGGCGGCCGGCACGTAGCCTGAGGCCATTTTTGTCGCCAGGGCCACGGCGGCGCAGCTGGGGATCTCCGGGCCTTTGTCGTTCAGGGCGGTGAGTTGCGCGGTCATCGACAGCGGTTTGCCGTCAACGCCAAGGCCCTGCACGTCGATGTACATCGCACTTTTGCCATCGCCGAAACGCTCGAAATGCGTGCCCAGGCGATGCAGTCTGCCGGCCCACAAGGCATGGTCGCGCACCAGTCCGACTTTCAGCGCCTGAGCCAACAGACCGTTGGCAACGCCGCCAAGTTTAAGCCCGGCGCCAGCCTTGAACTTCAGGGTCTGCGCGCCATAACGACCGGCAAAGATGTCCATGTCCGGCACATCAACGTTGGCCAGCAGACGAGTGCCCATCTGCGGCATTTTGCGCAAGGTCAGGTCCAGCCAGCCGGACACTTCATGCACCTTGCCGTTTTTCAGTTGCTTGATCGGTTTGCCGGCGTAAGCGAGTACACCTTCGATGGTCGACAAGCCCGGCATTTTCGCCGATGAAGAAATGCCGTGTTCGATCGAGTCGATGCGTGAAAAACGCTGACGCTGTTCATCGATGATTGCCGACGACAGCGTCGGCACCGAGCTGCAACCACTGAGGATCGCCACGCCGGCCTCTTTCGCCCGGGCATCGAGCACGTCGATGCCGTTGACGAACGTGCGGCAGTCCGCCAGATCGCAGTAGTTCACACCAGCGTCGATGCAGCTCTCGGCGACGGCGTAGGATTGCCCCTGAAACGGCCCGCCGGTGTGGACGACCAACTGAATGTTCAGCGCGCGCAACGCGGCTTTGAACTCCGCGCCCATGGCATCGCCGCACCAGCCTTCGCAGACGTTGCCCGATTGGCTGTTCAGCTCATCGAGTTTGCGCTGCAATTTGCGCGGGTCACGGCCCGAAAGCACCAGGCCAATGTCCGGCGTCAGCGCCAGATGCCGGCACACGATGCTGCCGAAGTTTCCGTAACCACCGACCACCATCACCCTGAACGGCATGCAATTCTTCCCTAAGTCAGTCCATCAAACAGGCGGGAAGGATATAGGGCTGAACGTCAGCAAGCCATCCAATGTAGGCCTTCGCCTGCTCGCGATAGCGGTGTAGCCGAATGCCCTAGAAATTGATCTTGAACCCCAACATCGCGTCATACCCATGGCTGTCGCCATCGAACCCCTGCCTATAGCCAGCCGAAGCGGTGAACGTGGTGCGCCGGTTGGCCTGGTAATCCACCCCCACATTGACCTCGCCCCACGTGCCCTGGATGTCGGATTCGAACGGGATGTACCCCGACTCGGAGGAAAACTCGGTTTTCGGCTGCCCCTTGAATTCATGCCAGATACTCGGCCGGATCCAGCCGTTGGTGCGCCGTGCGCTGTTGTCGACGCCTTCGGTGTCCCAGTCCTTGGCGATGCGCACGCCGGCGCGACCGATCAGTGAGTCGACATCCTTGAAGCGAATTTTCGCGCCGACGTCATCACTGCTGTCCAGATCGACGTAACTGTAGATCGCCTGTAATTGCGGCTCGATGTACCAGTCTTTGTCGACTTCGTACGGGTAGCCGTTTTCCAGCGACGCGGTATAGCCCCAGCCACGGGTTTTCAGTTTGGCCATGTCGTTGGGTTTGGCTTCGATGTCGAAGCGATTGACTTGCAACACCCCGTCCAGATACCAACCGGAGGGGCCGAAGTGCGTCCAGTACGCACCAACGCCGTAAGCGCGCAAGGTGTCTTCACCGGCGGCGCGCCGGGTGTAGTGGCTGACGCCGGCGTCGATGGTCCCGGCGGACAACGACAGCCCGGCCTGTTCGTGACTGCCGTCGGGCCGATCCTTGCGGTAGAGGTCGGTGCCGACCTGAAAAGCCGTCAGGTCGTAGTTGTATTCGGGCGTGTTGCCCAAGGCGTTTTTGCGATCACCATCCTGTTTGCCGCTGCGGTAGATCACCCGGCCCCAGCCCATCGATGGCGCCAGGGTCGACTCGTCTTCCTTGGGCAACGGATCACCGCGATTCAGACGTTCCTCACCGACCCGCTCGTGAAGGGTGTCGACCATCGTCCGGCCGTAGACCAGCGCCAACGCCGGGACTGCGCCGTACAGCGATACTTCCGGGCGGTAATTCGGCACCGGGGATGGCTCGGGATCAGGATCAGGATCAGGATCAGGAGGACCGGGAGGACCGTCCGGTGGCACCGCGTCCGAACGCAGATACCAGGTGTCCTTGCCGCTACCATCCTCGGCACCTTGTTGCAGGCGATATTCGTAGGGGCCGGCGACGACACGCCGGGCTAGTTGAAACGCATTGGCGTCACTCGCGGCTTCGGTTTTATTGAGCAGTTCGACCACCGCAATGCCATTGCCCTGAGTCAGTTCACCCTGGCCGCCGACGTTGCTCACGATCACGCCGGTGGTGCGGCCACTGGCGGTGGTCGTCGAATCCACCACCAGCATGTCGGAGAGACTGTTCGCGCCACCGCCATTCAACGTGGTGTTAAGCAGCAACCTGCCGCCATTGGACACGAACACCCCACCGCCATCGGTGCCGGCGGTGTTGGCGCCGCTGATCAGCAGCACATTGCCGACGGTGTTGCTGCCGGCGGCAAGGTCAAGCGTGCCGCTGTTGGTGAATCGGTTTACACCGAGCAACTGCCCCTGCACGGCGCCGCCCAACGTTGGACTATTGGCCGTTTGCCCCAGAGGCAGATAGGCGCCGCTGGGGTTGAAGTTGACGATGCCCGTCGCCGGTTGCGCCGCCAGACGAAGCACACCGCTGTTATCGATGCTGTTGGCGCCCGATGCGCCGAGATCACTGACGGCAACGCCCCAGGTATCGCGGGTGCCACTGCTGTCAGTAAAATTGCGCAGCGTCCAGGTGCCGCTGTTGGCCACTGAACTGGCCGCGCTGACGGCATTCACGGCGCCGGTCATTTGCCCGGTGTTGTTGAGCGTAAACGTCGTGCCCGGTGTGGTCGCATCGGCGCGTACGGCGACATCACTCAGCGCACTGATCGCACCTGAGTTGTTCAACGTCTGGCTCGCACCGCCGAGGGCGACGCCGCTGCTGTCGCCTCGCCCGCCCTGAAGGGTTGCCGTGTTGGTCACGGTGGCGCTGCCGCCCTCGGTCAACGCGTCGATCGCCGACGAGCCAATGCCTCGAGTGGTGATCGCGCCGCTGTTGCTGACTGTCAGATCCGCTGCACCCGAGGCCGCGGCGAGAATGCCCTGACTGTTGCTCGC encodes:
- a CDS encoding DUF2269 domain-containing protein produces the protein MLYLCLKYLHIIAAIFLFGFGMGSYLYLIAASRTGNPQVIAHVARMVVRFDTWITTPAGFVQIITGYLLMRLSGLSMSNEWVLTSLIIFFCVGSLWLPVLLLQKRLYVMASSAGEAGGSLDEQYQGVYRQWFWMGVLGFAGMFVIVLMMVTKMTPLQLFSLLT
- a CDS encoding thiol-disulfide oxidoreductase DCC family protein, which codes for MPTSKTRPTPAPFLNPGESVVLFDGVCKLCNGWARFLIRHDHQRRVRLAAVQSPEGQALLAWAGLPIDQFDTMAVIRDRHYWERSDAFLEVISQLPARWQPLRLLRVFPRGLRDWAYDRIALNRYRLFGKYDTCLLPTPDHEQRFLKATASTSAS
- a CDS encoding autotransporter outer membrane beta-barrel domain-containing protein, whose protein sequence is MSSGTTLNILNTVVGNEHDGIDINASGGGAINLNHQGNGQITLLGGNGIWTKATGSGEINVNVGSGVSILVNNDDALSAGSPIGDETLPTAGIGNHAGVHTRAVNGNTTLINAANVQSIGMNAFGLFTEGGNGITRLTNSGTLTTSGLNGFGIRSFATVGSIAIVNSGAITTTGGAAHGIYANDNVGGSGSISIENNAAINVGSTANTAGSRAIYVIKRGTGDVSITGSGNINVLGDINTTRAYAIIVSAENNNVLIDYSGDLFASGFGAGGIRVDSTGGSVQVNYRGNRIETLHSNANGIYVSTQSPTGTVNVNAGGTIITHSNAGSGDGTGIGAFGIQALTLGGDVGVVFNGPLIDVNGQGAAILAGNAFNSGSGLGTLNVSNSGELIARGNEQRGIRTLSVTGAQSVVNSGAIQTLGASNSQGILAAASGAADLTVSNSGAITTRGIGSSAIDALTEGGSATVTNTATLQGGRGDSSGVALGGASQTLNNSGAISALSDVAVRADATTPGTTFTLNNTGQMTGAVNAVSAASSVANSGTWTLRNFTDSSGTRDTWGVAVSDLGASGANSIDNSGVLRLAAQPATGIVNFNPSGAYLPLGQTANSPTLGGAVQGQLLGVNRFTNSGTLDLAAGSNTVGNVLLISGANTAGTDGGGVFVSNGGRLLLNTTLNGGGANSLSDMLVVDSTTTASGRTTGVIVSNVGGQGELTQGNGIAVVELLNKTEAASDANAFQLARRVVAGPYEYRLQQGAEDGSGKDTWYLRSDAVPPDGPPGPPDPDPDPDPEPSPVPNYRPEVSLYGAVPALALVYGRTMVDTLHERVGEERLNRGDPLPKEDESTLAPSMGWGRVIYRSGKQDGDRKNALGNTPEYNYDLTAFQVGTDLYRKDRPDGSHEQAGLSLSAGTIDAGVSHYTRRAAGEDTLRAYGVGAYWTHFGPSGWYLDGVLQVNRFDIEAKPNDMAKLKTRGWGYTASLENGYPYEVDKDWYIEPQLQAIYSYVDLDSSDDVGAKIRFKDVDSLIGRAGVRIAKDWDTEGVDNSARRTNGWIRPSIWHEFKGQPKTEFSSESGYIPFESDIQGTWGEVNVGVDYQANRRTTFTASAGYRQGFDGDSHGYDAMLGFKINF
- a CDS encoding saccharopine dehydrogenase NADP-binding domain-containing protein; the encoded protein is MPFRVMVVGGYGNFGSIVCRHLALTPDIGLVLSGRDPRKLQRKLDELNSQSGNVCEGWCGDAMGAEFKAALRALNIQLVVHTGGPFQGQSYAVAESCIDAGVNYCDLADCRTFVNGIDVLDARAKEAGVAILSGCSSVPTLSSAIIDEQRQRFSRIDSIEHGISSSAKMPGLSTIEGVLAYAGKPIKQLKNGKVHEVSGWLDLTLRKMPQMGTRLLANVDVPDMDIFAGRYGAQTLKFKAGAGLKLGGVANGLLAQALKVGLVRDHALWAGRLHRLGTHFERFGDGKSAMYIDVQGLGVDGKPLSMTAQLTALNDKGPEIPSCAAVALATKMASGYVPAAGARPCVGEISVAEYMAAINDPDNLSLAVNFSDGQR